A genomic stretch from Echeneis naucrates chromosome 6, fEcheNa1.1, whole genome shotgun sequence includes:
- the scnm1 gene encoding sodium channel modifier 1 yields the protein MVKSANRLTARFFSNSDVIIMSFKREGDDKSQLNILKKRRVADLLSNFIPEDEAALMKNGRYTCLVCSSRPVFDTVDMLTVHRNGKRHLEGLKSFYGKKTQLKNEITKRQHENFIQAENKEQEPSSSAPLLAQTRKLTHHALLKTAPYNSCHRKTSTKCGTGLRSIGSDPSGSTCSKPPEDVHWKTEVSNHVSPSSSSGLTAESHPSKDSKGSQPAVAQEPEHITPQRRKELEHYLKLKSDGWLQDRSGQWIKDENVEFDSDEEGPPSLAGLPTKSCGNTD from the exons ATGGTGAAGTCGGCTAACCGGCTCACAGccagatttttttctaattcaGATGTTATAATCATGTCTTTTAAACGGGAAGGCGATGACAAGAGTCAGCTGAACATCCTCAAG AAACGGCGTGTGGCGGATCTTTTGTCTAACTTTATACCAGAAGATGAAGCAGCTCTCATGAAGAACGGAAG ATACACGTGCCTTGTGTGTTCCTCCCGTCCTGTGTTTGATACAGTTGATATGCTGACAGTCCACAGAAATGGGAAAAGGCATCTAGAAG GTTTGAAATCGTTCTATGGcaagaaaacacagctgaagaatgaaatcacaaaaaGGCAACATGAAAACTTcatccaggctgaaaacaaagaacag GAACCCTCCAGTTCGGCCCCTTTGTTGGCACAAACACGGAAGCTTACACATCATGCTTTATTGAAGACTGCACCTTATAACAGCTGCCATCGGAAAACCAG CACAAAATGTGGAACAGGACTGCGGAGCATTGGCTCAGATCCATCTGGCAGCACTTGCAGTAAACCACCTGAAGACGTGCATTGGAAAACTGAAGTTTCAAACCATGTATCACCAAGCAGCTCGAGTGGCCTCACAGCAG AATCACATCCATCGAAAGACTCAAAGGGATCTCAGCCTGCAGTTGCGCAGGAGCCAGAGCACATAACAcctcagaggaggaaggagctggagcaCTACCTCAAACTGAAAAG TGATGGGTGGCTACAGGACCGCAGTGGCCAGTGGATTAAAGACGAGAATGTGGAGTTTGATTCAGACGAGGAGGGGCCTCCTTCGCTCGCCGGCCTGCCCACTAAGAGCTGTGGGAACACAGATTAA
- the tmod4 gene encoding tropomodulin-4 — MSDPRDIDEDAILKGLSAEELDQLEYELQEMDPENAMLPAGFRQRDQTKKSPTGPYDRDALMQHLEKQAMEHQDREDLVPFTGEKKGKAFVPKKAAELSKEEDVILEPELEEALKNATDAEMCDIAAILGMYTLMSNKQYYDALGTTGTIANTEGINSVVKADPFKIFPEEPPNPTNVEETLERIHNNDSSLTEVNLNNIKDIPIPTLKEIFEAMKGNSHVESLSIAATRSNDPVAYACAEMLQENTSLQSLNIESNFITADGMKAVIKAMANNATLVELKIDNQRQKLGDSVEMEIASMLENNSSILKFGYHFTQQGPRARAAMAITRNNDMIRQQRLR; from the exons ATGTCGGACCCCAGGGACATCGACGAGGATGCCATCCTCAAGGGCCTTAGTGCCGAAGAGCTGGATCAGCTGGAGTATGAGCTGCAGGAGATGGACCCCGAG AATGCCATGCTGCCTGCAGGCTTCCGGCAGCGTGACCAGACAAAGAAGAGCCCGACGGGGCCCTACGACCGTGACGCCCTGATGCAGCACCTGGAGAAGCAGGCCATGGAGCACCAGGATAGGGAGGACCTGGTGCCCTTCACTGGGGAGAAGAAAG GAAAGGCCTTTGTGCCcaagaaagcagcagagctctCCAAAGAAGAGGATGTGATTCTAGAGCCAGAACTGGAGGAGGCTCTGAAGAACGCCACTGATGCTGAGATGTGCGATATTGCAG CTATCCTTGGAATGTACACGCTGATGAGCAACAAGCAGTACTACGACGCTCTGGGCACCACAGGCACCATCGCCAACACAGAGGGCATCAACA GCGTTGTGAAAGCAGATCCATTCAAGATCTTCCCAGAGGAGCCACCGAACCCCACCAACGTGGAGGAGACCCTGGAGAGAATCCACAACAACGACAGCAGCCTGACAGAAGTCAACCTCAACAACATCAAG GACATTCCCATCCCAACGCTGAAAGAGATCTTCGAGGCTATGAAGGGGAACTCTCACGTGGAGTCCCTGAGCATCGCCGCGACCCGCAGCAACGACCCCGTGGCCTAC GCGTGTGCTGAGATGCTGCAGGAGAACACCAGCTTGCAGAGTCTTAATATCGAATCCAACTTCATTACTGCAGATGGCATGAAGGCGGTCATCAAAGCAATGGCCAACAATGCCACACTGGTGGAGCTGAAGATCGACAACCAG AGGCAGAAGCTGGGAGACTCAGTTGAGATGGAAATTGCCTCCATGTTGGAGAACAACTCCAGCATCCTGAAGTTTGGCTACCACTTCACCCAGCAGGGTCCCCGTGCCAGAGCCGCCATGGCCATCACACGGAACAACGACATGA TCCGCCAGCAGAGATTAAGATGA